Proteins from a single region of Tautonia marina:
- a CDS encoding glycosyltransferase family 4 protein, which yields MRILMVTSFPIVGQTDGTAMLAIQVFRALKRRGLDVAHAYLKLRRPWDVPFEGEFEGSPSFTLTPSRWISGMAEIRKRFPFDLVHAEHYGGATRALAACELNKWPMIYSIHSLLGEEVERDRLGRGLVFRTYRTLERRVCRYASGVVVLGHGVKKIVVEEKGVPSDRVAVIHPGVNLADYTPGPAAEIPGIAPEHKVVMYVGNIRDPNQGVPILIDSFPRVAEAVPEARCVLVGGPSEVGEAYRQQLGRFGDRLIVLTGKTPDEITALTRRADVLVHSRLACRENDSVQTKMAVYLASGRPIVATNYGDYQHILGDTGAGLLTPVDSEALADGIIEVITDANLASRLAAATRPAAEEYICMDRNVDRYLALYETALRLGPRRRTSKAEAMA from the coding sequence ATGCGCATCTTGATGGTCACCTCGTTCCCGATCGTCGGGCAGACCGACGGCACGGCCATGCTGGCAATTCAGGTCTTCCGGGCCTTGAAGCGCCGGGGGCTGGATGTGGCCCACGCATATTTGAAGCTCCGAAGACCCTGGGACGTGCCGTTCGAGGGGGAGTTCGAAGGCTCGCCCTCGTTCACCCTGACCCCGTCGCGCTGGATCAGCGGGATGGCCGAGATCCGCAAGCGGTTCCCGTTCGACCTCGTCCACGCCGAGCATTACGGCGGCGCAACGCGGGCGCTAGCGGCCTGCGAGCTGAACAAGTGGCCGATGATCTACTCGATTCACTCGCTACTGGGCGAGGAGGTCGAGCGCGATCGCCTGGGCCGGGGCCTGGTCTTCCGGACCTACCGGACCCTGGAGCGTCGGGTCTGCCGGTATGCGAGCGGGGTGGTCGTGCTCGGCCACGGCGTCAAGAAGATCGTGGTCGAGGAGAAGGGGGTCCCGAGCGATCGGGTGGCGGTGATCCATCCGGGTGTGAACCTGGCCGATTACACTCCCGGCCCGGCGGCGGAGATTCCCGGGATCGCCCCTGAGCACAAGGTGGTGATGTACGTCGGCAACATCCGCGACCCGAACCAGGGGGTGCCGATTCTCATCGACAGCTTCCCCCGAGTGGCCGAGGCCGTGCCCGAGGCCCGTTGTGTGCTCGTCGGCGGGCCGAGCGAGGTGGGCGAGGCGTATCGGCAGCAGCTCGGCCGCTTTGGCGATCGCCTGATCGTGTTGACGGGCAAGACACCCGACGAGATCACCGCCCTGACCCGCCGGGCCGATGTCCTGGTGCATTCCCGGCTCGCCTGCCGCGAGAATGACTCGGTCCAGACGAAGATGGCCGTTTACCTCGCTTCCGGTCGGCCGATCGTGGCGACGAACTACGGTGACTATCAGCATATCCTGGGTGATACCGGCGCGGGCCTGCTGACGCCGGTTGATTCGGAGGCATTGGCCGATGGGATCATCGAGGTCATCACCGACGCGAACCTCGCCTCCCGCCTCGCCGCCGCGACCCGACCGGCCGCGGAGGAATACATCTGCATGGATCGGAACGTCGATCGTTATCTGGCCCTCTATGAGACGGCCCTGCGGCTTGGGCCGCGACGGCGGACGAGCAAGGCCGAGGCAATGGCCTGA
- a CDS encoding NAD-dependent epimerase/dehydratase family protein, producing the protein MKVLVTGSSGLIGSEAVRYFDAKADAVYGIDNNMRADFFGPDGDTSWTLRNLRDTCDNFEHRNLDIRDRGAMLKVIEDTQPDLILHCAAQPSHDLAKFRPFDDFDVNAVGTLNLLEATRLHAPEAVFILMSTNKVYGDAPNELPLVELPTRYDYARPEDYEGVAEDCRTDRSTHSLFGCSKLAGDIMTQEYGRYFGLKTGVFRGGCLTGPFHSAVPLHGFLAYMARVALSGGTYNVIGYKGKQVRDQIHSEDVARAFEAFYRDPRPGEVYNLGGGRGNAASLLELLDRFGQLAGRTIPQTYEETNRVGDHICYMTDLRKFRAHYPDWELTFSLDDIVDDVFQTLHRLRPVAAKAG; encoded by the coding sequence ATGAAAGTACTCGTGACCGGCAGCAGCGGCTTGATCGGCTCGGAGGCCGTTCGTTACTTCGACGCCAAGGCCGACGCCGTCTACGGCATCGACAACAACATGCGGGCCGACTTCTTCGGGCCCGACGGCGATACCTCCTGGACCCTCCGAAACCTTCGAGACACCTGCGACAACTTCGAGCATCGGAACCTCGACATCCGAGACCGAGGCGCGATGCTCAAGGTGATCGAGGACACCCAGCCCGACCTCATCCTCCACTGCGCCGCCCAACCCTCGCACGACCTGGCCAAGTTCCGGCCGTTCGACGACTTCGACGTCAACGCCGTTGGCACCCTGAACCTGCTCGAAGCCACTCGCCTGCATGCCCCCGAGGCCGTGTTCATCCTCATGAGCACGAACAAGGTCTACGGCGACGCCCCGAACGAGCTTCCCCTGGTCGAGCTGCCGACCCGATACGACTACGCCCGGCCCGAGGACTACGAAGGGGTGGCCGAGGACTGCCGGACCGACCGCAGCACCCACAGCTTGTTCGGCTGCAGCAAGCTGGCCGGCGACATCATGACGCAGGAATACGGCCGCTACTTCGGCCTGAAGACCGGCGTCTTCCGCGGCGGCTGCCTGACCGGCCCCTTCCATAGCGCCGTCCCGTTGCACGGCTTCCTCGCCTACATGGCCCGCGTGGCCCTCAGCGGCGGGACCTACAACGTCATTGGCTACAAGGGGAAGCAGGTCCGCGACCAGATCCACAGCGAGGACGTCGCCCGAGCCTTCGAGGCCTTTTACCGTGACCCAAGGCCCGGCGAGGTCTACAACCTCGGCGGCGGTCGGGGCAACGCGGCGAGCCTGTTGGAGCTGCTCGACCGCTTCGGCCAGCTCGCCGGGCGGACCATCCCGCAGACCTACGAGGAAACGAACCGGGTCGGCGACCACATCTGCTACATGACCGACCTCCGCAAGTTCCGCGCTCACTACCCCGACTGGGAGCTGACCTTCAGCCTCGACGACATCGTCGACGACGTCTTTCAGACCTTGCACCGGCTCCGCCCGGTTGCCGCCAAGGCGGGGTAA
- a CDS encoding manganese catalase family protein, whose amino-acid sequence MFLHRKRPLFPVKVGEVNPKFAQKLLEQFGGRSGEFTAMTEYFVQSFGCDHKGIRDMLMDVATEEIGHLEMVGLMIEQLTRGAEREEAYEDTLFSVMGKSPHFLDSMGNAWTSDWIRASGDPVADLKHNISAEAGAKMAYERLINLTDDPGCKETLSYLMAREISHQKMFQTALASLGKEFEGELEPETELNTYYNLSNDGQGDVGLGTDERGPWNEGEWQYLDNPDEALHSKVEGPKG is encoded by the coding sequence ATGTTTCTGCACCGCAAGCGCCCGCTGTTCCCGGTCAAGGTCGGAGAGGTCAACCCGAAGTTCGCCCAGAAACTGCTGGAGCAGTTCGGCGGCCGATCGGGCGAGTTCACGGCCATGACCGAGTACTTCGTCCAGAGCTTCGGCTGCGATCACAAGGGAATCCGCGACATGCTGATGGATGTCGCGACCGAGGAAATCGGCCACCTGGAGATGGTCGGCCTGATGATCGAGCAGCTCACCCGAGGGGCCGAGCGTGAGGAAGCCTACGAGGACACCTTGTTCTCGGTCATGGGCAAGAGTCCCCACTTCCTCGACTCGATGGGCAACGCCTGGACGAGCGACTGGATCCGCGCCTCGGGCGATCCCGTGGCCGACCTGAAGCACAACATCTCGGCCGAGGCCGGCGCGAAGATGGCCTACGAACGGCTCATCAACCTGACCGACGACCCCGGCTGCAAGGAAACCCTCTCGTACCTGATGGCCCGCGAGATTTCGCACCAGAAGATGTTTCAGACGGCCCTTGCGAGCCTCGGCAAGGAGTTTGAGGGGGAACTTGAACCTGAGACCGAGCTGAACACCTACTACAACCTTTCCAACGACGGCCAGGGGGATGTCGGCCTCGGCACCGACGAACGCGGCCCCTGGAACGAAGGCGAGTGGCAGTACCTCGACAACCCCGACGAGGCGCTCCACTCCAAGGTCGAAGGCCCGAAGGGCTGA
- a CDS encoding DUF4926 domain-containing protein encodes MLPTHWVTMSHQIKLLDVVALVDDLPEQGLERGEVGTVVEFLAPDVVEVEFSDNGGQPFVMLPLRADQLLVLKYRPAIVS; translated from the coding sequence TTGCTGCCAACCCATTGGGTCACCATGAGCCACCAGATCAAACTCCTTGACGTCGTCGCCCTGGTCGATGACCTGCCCGAACAGGGACTGGAACGGGGAGAGGTCGGCACGGTGGTCGAATTCCTGGCTCCTGATGTCGTTGAAGTCGAATTCAGCGACAATGGCGGGCAGCCCTTCGTCATGCTCCCGCTACGAGCCGATCAGTTGCTGGTCCTGAAGTACCGTCCGGCGATCGTTTCCTGA
- a CDS encoding aminotransferase class I/II-fold pyridoxal phosphate-dependent enzyme — protein sequence MPIEVSARVKNLPPYLFGKINALKAQKRRAGDDVIDLGMGNPTDPPESWVVDKLCEAARDARNHRYSVAQGIDNLRREVAKRYESRFGVSLDPDEEIVTTIGSKEGFSHMCLALLGPGDTALAPAPTFPIHAHAVALANANVIALDITDPQRFLANVAEMCTHLYPRPKVLILNYPHNPTATVVEPAFFEEIVSLARRFHFAVIHDFAYGDIGFDGYEPPSFLAAKGAKDVGCEFTTMSKGYNMAGWRVGFAAGNRAMINALKSIKGYYDYGLFQAVQIAAIVALRHGEEARRAQVLEYQKRRDVLVEGLNRQGWNVPRPKAGMFVWAPIPEPWRSRMGSIDFAMKLIEEADVAVSPGRGFGDAGEGFLRLALVENDQRLRQAVRQITRCLRNESKDA from the coding sequence ATGCCGATCGAGGTGTCGGCGCGGGTGAAGAACCTGCCGCCGTACCTGTTCGGGAAGATCAACGCCTTGAAGGCCCAGAAGCGAAGGGCCGGAGACGACGTGATCGACCTGGGGATGGGTAATCCGACCGACCCTCCCGAATCGTGGGTCGTCGACAAGCTCTGCGAGGCCGCCCGAGACGCGCGGAACCACCGCTACAGCGTCGCCCAGGGGATCGACAACCTCCGGCGCGAGGTGGCCAAGCGGTACGAGTCGCGCTTCGGCGTGTCCCTCGACCCGGACGAGGAGATCGTCACCACGATCGGCTCGAAGGAAGGGTTCAGCCACATGTGCCTGGCCCTGCTCGGCCCCGGCGACACGGCCCTGGCCCCGGCCCCGACCTTTCCGATTCACGCCCACGCCGTCGCGCTGGCCAATGCGAATGTGATTGCGCTGGACATTACCGACCCGCAGCGGTTCCTGGCCAACGTGGCCGAGATGTGCACGCATCTGTACCCGAGGCCGAAGGTCCTGATCCTGAACTATCCGCACAACCCGACGGCCACGGTCGTCGAGCCTGCCTTCTTCGAGGAGATCGTCTCGCTGGCCCGCCGCTTCCACTTCGCGGTGATCCACGACTTCGCCTACGGCGACATCGGCTTCGACGGCTACGAGCCGCCCAGCTTCCTGGCGGCGAAGGGGGCCAAGGATGTCGGCTGCGAGTTCACGACGATGTCCAAGGGGTACAACATGGCCGGCTGGCGTGTGGGATTCGCCGCGGGGAACCGGGCGATGATCAACGCGCTCAAATCCATCAAAGGCTATTATGATTACGGGCTGTTCCAGGCCGTGCAGATCGCCGCCATCGTGGCCCTGCGGCACGGCGAGGAGGCCCGCAGGGCTCAGGTGCTCGAATACCAGAAGCGGCGCGACGTGCTGGTCGAAGGGTTGAACCGCCAGGGGTGGAACGTCCCCCGGCCGAAGGCGGGGATGTTCGTCTGGGCTCCCATTCCTGAGCCGTGGCGGTCGCGGATGGGCTCGATCGACTTCGCCATGAAGCTCATCGAGGAGGCCGACGTTGCCGTCAGTCCCGGCCGAGGCTTCGGCGATGCCGGGGAAGGCTTCCTCCGGCTCGCCCTGGTCGAGAACGACCAGCGCCTTCGCCAGGCCGTCCGGCAAATCACCCGATGCCTGCGGAACGAATCGAAAGACGCTTGA
- a CDS encoding neutral/alkaline non-lysosomal ceramidase N-terminal domain-containing protein produces the protein MTLACIRWRGLAPIAPLIVLLAVDPTTPGAVARANGLQVGFGKADITPEVGDDARPVFIAGYGQDRRATGVHDPIWSRAVVLRHGDQTIALVSVDLIGVQMELTEAARTRLEDMTYVLVSSTHNHEGPDVIGLWGPSPVESGVDRAYLKQVEDGIVASVRAAEAALVPAVASYGTAKDESLLADSREPVVKDGVLRVLRFDPPEGGRPIGLLVQWNCHPENLGSQNTLITADFPEATVRTLEQRHQAPVAYFTGAIGGLMSAAEDVLTRPDGTFYEEGEFAFADAYGVAVADLTDQALAGASPIRVTPFAVSSVPVWLPLENPLYRLARVAGVLDRLGDRWTGAPYSPGASLGRRNIFGPLAVQTEVAAVRLGALHVAAIPGELYPELVAGQVEDPADPNADFPDAPIEPSVLDTLPDGPILIFGLANDEVGYIIPRRQWDREPPFAYDREKAQYGEINSIGPQAAPILMHALQRAVEHLDQD, from the coding sequence ATGACGCTTGCTTGCATTCGCTGGAGGGGCCTGGCCCCGATCGCCCCACTGATCGTCCTGCTGGCGGTTGATCCCACAACCCCCGGCGCCGTCGCTCGGGCTAATGGGCTTCAGGTCGGTTTCGGCAAGGCCGACATCACCCCCGAGGTCGGCGACGACGCCCGGCCCGTCTTCATCGCCGGCTACGGTCAGGATCGCCGGGCGACCGGCGTCCACGACCCGATCTGGTCCCGCGCTGTCGTCCTCCGCCACGGCGATCAGACCATCGCCCTGGTCTCGGTCGACCTGATCGGCGTGCAGATGGAACTGACCGAAGCGGCCCGAACCCGCCTTGAAGACATGACGTATGTCCTCGTCAGCTCCACCCACAACCACGAAGGCCCCGACGTGATCGGCCTCTGGGGTCCCTCGCCGGTCGAGTCGGGCGTGGACCGCGCGTACCTGAAGCAGGTCGAGGACGGCATCGTCGCCTCGGTTCGAGCAGCGGAAGCGGCCCTCGTGCCCGCCGTCGCCTCGTACGGGACGGCCAAGGACGAGTCGCTCCTGGCCGATAGCCGAGAGCCGGTCGTCAAGGACGGCGTCCTCCGCGTCCTCCGCTTCGATCCTCCCGAAGGTGGCCGGCCGATCGGCCTGCTTGTGCAGTGGAACTGCCACCCGGAGAACCTCGGCAGCCAAAACACCCTGATCACGGCCGACTTTCCCGAGGCGACCGTCCGGACCCTGGAACAGCGGCACCAGGCCCCGGTCGCCTACTTCACCGGGGCGATCGGCGGCCTGATGAGTGCCGCCGAGGATGTTCTGACCCGGCCCGACGGCACCTTCTACGAGGAGGGGGAGTTCGCCTTCGCCGATGCCTACGGCGTGGCCGTCGCCGACCTGACCGACCAGGCACTCGCGGGGGCCTCGCCGATCCGCGTGACTCCCTTCGCCGTCTCATCCGTCCCGGTCTGGCTCCCCCTGGAAAACCCCCTCTACCGCCTGGCGAGGGTCGCCGGGGTCCTCGACCGCCTCGGCGACCGCTGGACGGGCGCCCCGTACTCGCCCGGCGCATCGCTCGGACGCCGCAACATCTTCGGCCCCCTGGCAGTTCAGACCGAGGTGGCTGCCGTGCGCCTCGGCGCCTTGCACGTGGCCGCGATTCCAGGGGAACTTTACCCCGAACTGGTCGCCGGTCAGGTCGAGGATCCCGCCGATCCGAACGCCGACTTTCCCGACGCCCCGATCGAGCCGAGCGTCCTGGACACCTTGCCCGACGGCCCAATCCTCATCTTCGGCCTGGCCAACGATGAGGTCGGCTACATCATCCCCCGCCGCCAGTGGGACCGCGAACCCCCGTTCGCCTACGACCGAGAGAAGGCCCAGTACGGCGAGATCAACAGCATCGGCCCCCAGGCCGCCCCGATCCTCATGCACGCCCTGCAACGCGCCGTCGAGCACCTGGACCAGGACTGA
- a CDS encoding sulfotransferase family protein, with amino-acid sequence MNPFVTIVSGLPRSGTSMMMRMLEAGGMPVVTDAIREADVDNPRGYYEFEPAKKTKDDPSWLDAAHGKAVKMVYQLLYDLPGDRHYRVLFMRRSMPEVLASQKKMLARLGRDDGGISDEKMAALFQSQLAKFEAWAAQQPHLAILEVDYNQMVSDPVPLASQINQFLGGILDEAKMAAVVEPDLYRNRG; translated from the coding sequence ATGAACCCGTTTGTGACGATCGTCTCGGGATTGCCCCGCTCCGGCACGTCGATGATGATGCGGATGCTCGAAGCCGGCGGCATGCCGGTCGTCACCGATGCCATCCGAGAGGCCGACGTTGATAACCCGCGCGGGTACTACGAGTTCGAGCCGGCGAAGAAGACCAAGGACGACCCCTCGTGGCTCGACGCCGCCCACGGCAAGGCGGTCAAGATGGTCTACCAGTTGCTCTACGACCTGCCGGGCGACCGGCACTACCGGGTTCTGTTCATGAGGCGGAGCATGCCCGAGGTGCTGGCCTCGCAGAAGAAGATGCTCGCCCGCCTCGGTCGAGACGACGGCGGCATCTCCGACGAGAAGATGGCCGCCCTGTTCCAATCGCAGCTTGCCAAGTTCGAAGCCTGGGCGGCCCAGCAACCGCACCTGGCGATTCTGGAAGTCGACTACAACCAGATGGTCTCCGACCCCGTTCCCCTGGCGAGCCAGATTAACCAGTTCCTCGGCGGCATCCTCGACGAAGCGAAGATGGCGGCGGTCGTCGAGCCGGACCTCTACCGCAACCGAGGCTGA
- a CDS encoding serine/threonine-protein kinase: MTGDADRNLLFGLLALQNGLINQDQLVGAFRAWCRDATRSLAEHLIEQRHLDAEGRAAVDALAELILKQHDGDATASLAAMRVGGSTRDRLRELNDPDLNATIDHVPSESSDPEATASHVSGGGFAIGSSTAEGLRFRVLRPHARGGLGAVFVAVDGELNREVALKQILDHHADDPASRQRFLIEAEITGGLEHPGIVPVYGLGVFEDGRPYYAMRFIRGDSLKDAITRFHDDRSLRTDPSRRSLELRKLLRRFTDICNAIEYAHARGVLHRDIKPGNVIVGKHGETLVVDWGLAKAQGRTEGIESFEERPLIPSSASGSAETLPGSAVGTPAFMSPEQARGDLEALGPASDVYSLGATLYALLTARAPIEGGDLAEVLQRVRQGLFPHPRTIDQAIDPALEAICLKAMALDPSDRYESARALADDLDRWLADERVEAYPEPWTRSLARWLSRHRSAVTGAAAAVLVGLIGLAAVAVVQTRARAALAETNLELVEANLALDQQRSRAEDREQQAIDAVKRFRDAVAENPILKNAPELDELRKTLLQEPMAFFKTLRDQLQADGDTRPEALERLANAAYELSEITNQIGDPRDAIVVMRDALALWKQLAADHPEVNDYQNDLATSHNNLALLLRAVGDLNGALREHEEAVALQNALVLENPSVAKYQNGLADSENNRGILLSQQGDLEAARGAFETAVAIQKGLVAADPTAVAFQNGLARTHSNFGNLLQMLGDLEGASRELEAAVAIQNSLIASDPTGIEVRNALAASLNNLGIVRRSQNDLAGALEAFEASQEIQQKLVDANPTVTQFGIGLARNHTNLGLLRAEMGDLEGARREHEAAVAVRTALVSEFPTIVDFKVLLAESLTTLGRLLKDLGDPSEARRSYERSIEVGERLLREEPEIPLFQRRLGSVLDDLALLDVDEGRFADARDRLLRAIEWQGKALELAPEDADLRELQVFSCVSLLDVAEELGDEALVAQAERLLEELEVNDPMFPLLEALLLTVLEGEEPEDNDVRLALADHAYETERFAAAARLWGEGLELDPSLADSREDQHAYNASCAAALAADGQGVDAPEVADTRAKLRSKALGWLQDELERWSALVEQADDIQAREIVETLEYWQIDPDLESIRDANALQQVPEPERQAFERLWQDVTRLREEAEGKAAGPE; this comes from the coding sequence ATGACCGGTGATGCTGACCGGAATCTGTTGTTTGGTTTGCTCGCCTTGCAGAATGGTCTGATCAACCAGGATCAACTGGTGGGCGCGTTTCGGGCATGGTGCCGAGACGCGACGAGAAGCCTGGCCGAGCACCTGATTGAGCAACGACATCTCGACGCCGAGGGCCGGGCGGCAGTCGATGCGCTCGCCGAGCTGATTCTGAAGCAGCACGACGGGGATGCGACCGCGAGCCTGGCGGCGATGCGCGTGGGGGGCTCGACGCGCGACCGGCTCCGGGAGCTGAACGATCCGGACCTGAACGCCACGATCGACCATGTGCCCTCGGAATCGAGCGATCCGGAGGCGACGGCGAGCCATGTGAGCGGGGGGGGCTTTGCCATCGGGTCGAGCACGGCGGAGGGGCTCCGGTTCCGGGTGCTTCGGCCGCATGCGAGGGGGGGGCTGGGAGCGGTCTTCGTGGCGGTGGATGGGGAACTGAACCGCGAAGTCGCGTTGAAGCAGATCCTCGACCATCACGCCGATGACCCGGCCAGCCGACAGCGGTTTTTGATCGAGGCCGAGATCACGGGAGGGCTGGAGCATCCCGGCATCGTGCCGGTCTACGGACTGGGCGTCTTCGAGGATGGACGGCCGTACTACGCGATGCGGTTCATTCGGGGAGACTCGCTGAAGGACGCGATCACGCGATTCCATGACGATCGATCGTTGAGGACCGACCCCAGTCGTCGATCCCTGGAATTGCGGAAGCTCTTGAGACGGTTCACCGACATCTGCAACGCGATCGAATATGCTCATGCACGAGGTGTTTTGCACCGGGACATCAAGCCGGGCAACGTGATCGTGGGGAAGCACGGCGAGACGTTGGTGGTCGACTGGGGCCTGGCCAAGGCGCAAGGGAGGACCGAGGGGATCGAATCGTTCGAGGAACGCCCGCTCATCCCCAGCTCGGCCAGTGGCTCGGCCGAAACCTTGCCGGGATCGGCGGTTGGGACGCCGGCGTTCATGAGCCCGGAGCAAGCGAGGGGCGATTTGGAGGCGCTCGGCCCGGCGTCGGACGTGTATAGCCTCGGGGCCACGCTGTATGCCCTGTTGACGGCTCGGGCGCCGATCGAAGGGGGCGACCTGGCCGAGGTCCTGCAAAGGGTCCGGCAAGGTTTGTTCCCGCATCCGAGGACGATCGACCAGGCGATTGATCCGGCGCTGGAGGCGATTTGTCTGAAGGCGATGGCGCTCGACCCGAGCGATCGCTACGAGTCGGCCCGAGCCTTGGCGGATGACCTCGACCGCTGGCTGGCCGACGAACGGGTGGAGGCGTACCCGGAACCGTGGACGAGGAGCCTGGCCCGCTGGCTGTCTCGGCACCGATCGGCCGTGACCGGCGCGGCGGCGGCGGTGCTGGTGGGCCTGATCGGTCTGGCTGCCGTCGCGGTGGTCCAGACGCGAGCACGAGCCGCCCTGGCGGAGACGAATCTGGAACTGGTTGAGGCGAACCTAGCCCTCGATCAGCAACGCTCCCGAGCCGAGGACCGCGAGCAACAGGCCATCGACGCCGTGAAGCGCTTTCGAGACGCCGTGGCCGAGAACCCGATCCTGAAGAATGCTCCCGAGCTGGACGAGCTGCGCAAGACCTTGCTGCAGGAGCCGATGGCGTTTTTCAAGACGCTGCGCGACCAGCTCCAGGCCGACGGCGACACCCGGCCCGAGGCGCTGGAACGGTTGGCGAACGCGGCGTATGAACTGAGCGAGATCACCAATCAGATCGGCGACCCGCGCGACGCGATCGTGGTCATGAGAGACGCCCTGGCCCTCTGGAAGCAGCTTGCGGCCGATCATCCAGAGGTGAACGATTACCAAAACGATCTTGCGACCAGCCACAACAACCTCGCGCTGCTGCTGAGAGCGGTTGGGGACCTGAACGGGGCCCTTCGGGAGCATGAGGAGGCGGTGGCCCTCCAGAACGCACTGGTGTTGGAAAATCCTTCGGTCGCCAAGTACCAGAACGGCCTGGCCGACAGTGAGAATAATCGGGGGATCTTGCTCAGTCAGCAAGGGGACCTGGAGGCGGCGCGGGGCGCATTTGAGACTGCGGTCGCCATTCAGAAGGGGCTGGTAGCGGCTGACCCGACCGCCGTGGCGTTTCAAAATGGCCTGGCCAGAACCCATAGTAACTTCGGGAACCTGCTTCAGATGCTGGGGGATCTGGAGGGAGCGAGCCGGGAGCTGGAAGCCGCCGTGGCGATCCAGAACAGCCTGATCGCCTCGGACCCGACGGGCATCGAGGTGCGGAACGCGCTGGCGGCCAGTTTGAACAATCTGGGAATCGTGCGACGATCGCAGAACGACCTGGCCGGGGCACTCGAGGCGTTCGAGGCGTCGCAGGAGATTCAACAGAAGCTGGTCGACGCCAATCCGACCGTGACCCAGTTCGGGATCGGGCTGGCGAGGAATCACACCAACCTCGGCTTGCTCCGGGCCGAGATGGGAGACCTGGAGGGAGCGCGTCGGGAGCACGAGGCGGCCGTGGCGGTGCGGACCGCGCTGGTGAGTGAATTCCCGACGATCGTCGATTTCAAGGTTCTTCTCGCGGAGAGTCTTACGACGCTGGGCCGGTTGCTGAAAGACCTTGGCGATCCGTCCGAGGCGCGGCGGTCGTATGAGCGGTCGATTGAGGTTGGAGAGCGACTCCTGCGGGAGGAGCCGGAGATCCCCTTGTTTCAGCGGAGGCTTGGCAGCGTGCTGGACGACCTGGCGCTGCTCGATGTGGACGAGGGGCGGTTTGCCGACGCCCGAGACCGGCTTCTCCGGGCGATCGAATGGCAAGGGAAGGCGTTGGAATTGGCCCCGGAGGACGCGGATCTGCGAGAGCTTCAGGTCTTTTCGTGCGTGAGCTTGCTGGACGTGGCGGAGGAACTCGGCGACGAGGCTTTGGTTGCCCAGGCCGAGCGGCTTCTGGAGGAACTTGAGGTCAACGACCCGATGTTCCCGCTGCTGGAAGCCCTGCTTCTCACGGTGCTGGAGGGAGAGGAGCCCGAGGACAACGACGTCCGCCTCGCCCTGGCCGATCATGCGTACGAGACCGAACGATTCGCCGCGGCGGCTCGCCTCTGGGGAGAAGGGCTGGAATTGGACCCCTCGCTGGCCGATTCCCGAGAGGACCAGCATGCCTACAATGCCTCCTGTGCCGCTGCGCTGGCGGCCGACGGCCAGGGTGTCGATGCTCCGGAAGTCGCGGACACTCGGGCCAAGCTGCGGTCGAAGGCCCTCGGCTGGCTTCAGGACGAGTTGGAGAGGTGGTCGGCCCTGGTCGAGCAGGCCGATGACATTCAGGCGAGGGAAATCGTCGAGACGCTGGAGTACTGGCAGATCGACCCGGATCTGGAGTCGATTCGAGACGCAAATGCTTTGCAGCAGGTTCCGGAGCCGGAGCGGCAGGCGTTCGAGCGGCTCTGGCAAGACGTGACGCGGTTGCGGGAGGAGGCGGAAGGGAAGGCGGCCGGGCCGGAATGA
- a CDS encoding thiol-disulfide oxidoreductase DCC family protein — translation MAACSESRAEVQEPIVFYDGECGLCNRFVQFVLDQDTRGRVCLAPLQGETFRERCPDQGRPDLSTVLLLEGGRLYDRSGAALRVLRRLRWPWPWLGRLGLLIPRPVRDWGYDRVAARRYRWFGAAEACRLPSPAERARLLP, via the coding sequence ATGGCCGCTTGCTCGGAATCGCGGGCCGAGGTTCAGGAGCCGATCGTCTTTTACGACGGGGAATGCGGCCTCTGCAATCGGTTCGTGCAGTTCGTGCTCGATCAGGACACTCGGGGACGCGTCTGCCTTGCGCCCTTGCAAGGGGAGACGTTCCGCGAGCGCTGCCCGGATCAGGGGAGGCCGGACCTCTCGACGGTCTTGCTGCTGGAAGGGGGTCGGCTGTACGACCGATCGGGAGCGGCCTTGCGCGTGCTGCGTCGGCTCCGATGGCCGTGGCCGTGGCTGGGGAGACTGGGTTTGCTCATCCCCCGTCCGGTGCGGGATTGGGGGTACGATCGGGTCGCGGCCCGGCGCTATCGCTGGTTCGGCGCGGCCGAGGCGTGCCGATTGCCCTCGCCGGCCGAGCGGGCGCGGCTCTTGCCCTAA